In Astatotilapia calliptera chromosome 23, fAstCal1.2, whole genome shotgun sequence, a genomic segment contains:
- the nrl gene encoding neural retina-specific leucine zipper protein, whose translation MSSPSLPMPSLPPSPLAMEYLNDFDLLKFEVKSDTPPLPPPCAYPKSGTHDPSSSPYTSHPPQDSSLSSSPYNSLPPSPTFSDAHPPPSGSSSLSSSSSSISFPLSIPNSLTSNISSGSQGNVEGSPAHGGPQGPTPASLEDLIWLAALQQQFGGEVTGPATLLGALGGVPERGDRERGQVNGFLGCEDAVEALLNSAAAAVSSQFPGLSQSSSSNLGDSSSDSGGDISCAKAADICHRPLVFLSSGPPSLPNTNPASAPYPQPLSPQGRLHHHQHHHQHHHHQHHPHHPMHGNHHHHHHPQTNQCGANERFSDEQLVSLSVRELNRHLRGVSKDEVVRLKQKRRTLKNRGYAQSCRYKRLQHRHALESEKHLLTQQLEQLQCELTRVLRERDAYKARYEKLLSTNHGTGGDAQPTHTSNPPSPPPDYFL comes from the exons ATGTcctctccttccctccccatgCCTTCTCTCCCCCCAAGCCCTTTGGCCATGGAATACCTAAACGACTTTGACCTTCTCAAGTTTGAGGTCAAATCTGACACTCCTCCACTCCCTCCTCCATGTGCGTACCCTAAATCTGGTACCCATGACCCCTCCAGCTCTCCGTACACCAGCCACCCACCACAGGACTCCAGCTTGAGCTCCAGCCCTTACAACTCACTGCCACCTTCGCCCACATTCAGCGATGCCCACCCACCCCCTTCgggctcttcttctctctcttcatcgtcctcctccatctcctttcCCCTCTCCATACCCAACAGTCTCACTTCCAACATCAGCTCCGGCTCTCAGGGGAACGTGGAAGGCAGTCCAGCCCATGGCGGCCCTCAAGGTCCGACCCCAGCCTCTCTGGAGGACCTGATCTGGCTGGCCGCACTGCAGCAACAGTTTGGAGGTGAGGTGACGGGGCCCGCCACTTTGCTGGGAGCCTTGGGAGGGGTGCCAGAGAGAGGGGACCGAGAGAGAGGGCAGGTAAATGGCTTCCTGGGGTGTGAGGATGCTGTGGAGGCTCTACTGaactcagctgcagcagctgttagCTCACAG TTCCCAGGTCTTTCTCAGAGTTCAAGCAGCAACCTGGGAGACTCAAGCAGCGACAGCGGAGGTGACATCTCCTGCGCCAAAGCAGCAGACATCTGCCATCGCCCACTCGTCTTCCTCTCATCaggccctccctccctccccaaCACTAACCCTGCTTCTGCTCCATACCCCCAACCCCTCAGCCCCCAGGGCCGCCTTCATCACCACCAGCATCACCAccagcatcaccatcatcagCATCACCCGCACCACCCCATGCATGGcaaccatcaccatcatcaccaccCACAAACCAATCAG TGCGGGGCAAACGAGCGTTTCTCTGATGAGCAGCTGGTGAGCTTGTCAGTGCGCGAGTTGAACCGACACCTGCGTGGAGTGAGCAAGGACGAGGTGGTGCGCTTGAAGCAGAAACGCCGCACGCTAAAGAACCGAGGCTATGCCCAGTCCTGCCGCTACAAGCGTTTACAGCACAGGCACGCTCTGGAGTCTGAGAAACATTTGCTTACCCAGCAG TTGGAACAGCTACAGTGCGAGCTGACGCGAGTGCTGAGGGAGAGAGACGCCTACAAGGCTCGCTATGAGAAGTTGCTCAGCACAAACCATGGTACCGGTGGTGACGCCCAGCCGACCCACACCAGCAACCCACCTTCCCCGCCCCCTGACTACTTCCTCTGA